The segment AAGATTTTGAATTGCAAAATTACGAATCTCATCCGGCAATTAAAGCGGAAATCGCCAACATCGGCGGGTTCTAAAAATTCCCCTCCTCTTTGAGGAGGGGTTAGGGATGGTGCGGATTTCAAAACCACCCCAGCCCCTCCTTGGAAAGGAGAGGAAAATATATTTAATCTATGACTATCTCAGCCATCGCTGTCACAAACAAAAACCGCGCGATCGGTTTTAAAAATAAATTGCTCTGGAATCTTCCGCCCGACCTGGAACATTTTAAAAAAATCACTTCCGGCCACACAATAATTATGGGCGGCAATACTTTTGTCTCGCTCGGCCGTCCCCTTCCGAAACGCGTAAATATTGTTATAACCAAAAATAAAAATTTTTCTGCGCCGGGATGTATTATTGTTTCTTCGCCAGAAGAAGCCTTAGAGCGCGCGAAGGCGGAAGAAGAAAAATTTCCCACCAAGCAAAAAGAAGTTTTCGTAATCGGCGGCGCTTCAATTTATGCGCAAATGTTGCCGCATGTTGAAAAACTTTATTTGACTATCGTGGACGATGAGCTTGCGGAAGCCGACACTTATTTTCCGGATTATTCTGCATTCAAAATCACAAGTGAATCCGAACCGCAAGAATATAACGGATTGAAATATAAATTTATTGAATTAACGAGATAATTTTTAAAATGAATAAATTTGTCGCTATAGTCGGGATGCCCGGCGCGGGAAAAAGCGAGGTGGCCGACGAACTCATCAAACACGGCTACCAATACATCCGTTTTGGCCAAATCACTTTAGACGAAGTTAAAAAACGCGGCCTCGCACCGACAGAAGAAAATGAAAGGCCAATCCGCGAAGAGCTCCGAAAACAATACGGTCCGGGAGCATTTGCCACTTTGAATATTCCAAAATTTGATGAGGCATTAAAAATTGGCAATGTTGTTGGCGACGGACTTTATAGCTGGTCTGAATATAAAATTTTAAAAGATAAATACAAAGAAAATTTAATTGTCATCGCGGTTTACGCGCCGCCAAAATTAAGATGTGAGAGATTAGCAAATCGAGCCGGGCGACACGGCGATGATCCAAAATTAAAATATCGCTCCTCCACTCCAGAATCTGCAAAAGCCCGCGACTACGCGGAAATTGAAAATATAGAAAAGGGAGGACCAATCGCCATGGCCGATTACACAATTATAAATATTGGAACGTTGGACGAACTTCGAACCCAAGCAGAAAAAATTTTGGAAGAAATAAATAATTTTTAAAAATATGAAAAAGGGCGCCTTCGTTTTGGTCGATGGCATTGATGGCTCCGGCAAGGCGGCGATTATTAAATCTCTGGCTGCTTGGGCTGAAAATAAAAAATTGAAAATTTTGGATTTAAAAGATTATTGGAAAATAAAACACACTTTTCCGGAGCCGGAAGAAATTGCCGAATACGACGTAATAATTTCCGCCGAACCGACTTATTCCATGGTCGGCCAGGCAATCCGCGAAGAAATTGTCCGTGAAAACAACCGACAATATTCAGCCTGGACTACGGCTGAAGCTTTTTCTCTTGACCGCGAAATTTTATACCGCCGCGTAATTCTTCCAGCGCTGGAACAAGGAAAAATAATTTTTCAGGAACGCGGCGTCACAACTTCCATAATTTACCAACCAATCCAAAAAGAATTCCTGGAACTTGAAAAAATTTTAGAATTGCCCGGAAACAAATTAGCGCTCGAATACCGGCCGGATTTAATTATCATCGCTCTTGTTGATCCGAAAGAAGCCGTGAAGCGGATTACTGAACGGGATAAAAAAGATTATTCAATTTTTGAAAAACTCCCCTTTTTGGAAAAAATCGCCGAAAGATTTGCCGCGCCGTGGTTTCGAAAGCTTATGGAAAAACACAGCAGTGAATTTGTTTATTTAAAGACAGATAAAACCGTTTATGATACAATAAAGGAAACTACCGATATTTGGGAAAATTTTTTAAAAAAAATATAATTAATCGCGAATTTTTCTTAAAATCCGCCAAAAACTATGCTTATCAAAGTCGCCGATCTAATACGCGAAAGCTGGGCACTTTACAAAAATAATTTCGCCCTTTTCGCGAAAATTATTGCCTGGCTCCTTATTCCTTCCGTCATTTTATCTTTGTTGCCCTACTTCATTTCAAACCCCGTGGTTTTCATGGCGACAAACTTTCTTCTTTCGCTTGCCTCGTGGATGCTGAGTGTTTTAATTATGATTGCTTTAATTCTGGCAATGGATGCTGTTCTCAAAAAAGAACCAGTTAATCTAAAAAATATTTATAATTTAAGTTATTCAAAAACTTTTTCCGGAATTATCATCTCCATTTTGGTTTCCCTCGCGGTCGGCTTTGGCACGCTCCTTTTAATCATCCCTGGCATAATTTTTTCCGTCTGGTTTTCTTTCAGTCTTTACATCTTAGTGCTGGAAAATAAAAAAGGAACTGAAGCTCTTTCCGCCAGCCGCCAATTGGTAAAAGGGAAATTTTGGCCGATTCTCTGGCGCTGGATTGCTCCAAATTTTGTCTACGGCATAATTCTTCTCATCGTCATTCTTATTCCCGTTTATATAATTGATTTTGCCGTCGGCCAGCCAGGCGCAAGCTTCACCGCAACTTCAACATGGTGGTCAATGATTATTGCCAATGTTATTCCTGTTTTTGCTGCCCCATTATTTTACGCATTGGGATTTATCCTCTATAACTCTGTTAAAAAAAGCGCGGCTCTGCCGCAATAATAAATTGCGAAGCAATCTGATCTGAATTTTATGCATCTGGTCCCGGTCATTGGACTTGAAATTCATGTCCAATTAAAAACAAAATCAAAAATGTTCTGCGGTTGCGACAATACCGGCGAAGATCAGCCGCCGAACACAACCGTCTGCCCTATTTGCATGGGTCATCCTGGCACGCTCCCCGTCATCAACGAGCAGGCGTTGGAGTGGGCCGGACTTATGGCCCTGGCTTTAAATTGTAAAATTCAAAAATCTTCAAAGTTTGACCGCAAACAATATTTTTATCCCGATCTGCCAAAGGGTTACCAAATTTCCCAATATGACAAACCTGTATGCTTGGACGGTTTTTTGGAAATTGATATTCCGACCAAAGATGAAAAAAAACAACGGCCTTGGGCGAAGATAAAAATAAACCGTGTTCATCTCGAAGAAGATGCCGCAAAAACATTCCATAGCGAAGATGGAAAAAATAGTCTTGTTGACTATAACCGTTCTGGCACGCCACTTCTGGAAATTGTCACCGAGCCGGACATTGCCTCGCCCCTTGAAGCAAAAATTTTCATGCAGGAATTGCGGCTTATCGCCCGCTATCTTGGAATTTCCGACGCGGATATGGAAAAAGGTCATCTCCGCTGCGATGCTAATATTTCTCTCCGAGAAGTTCTTGACGACCCAACCAAAGAAAAAAAATTAGTAAAACTTAACGCAAAAACCGAAATTAAAAATTTAAATTCTTTCCGAGCGGTTGAACGCGCGCTGGAATACGAAATCAAAAGGCAAACCGAACTTTGGGAAAAAGGAAAACCGCCGACCATTACCACAACTCGCGGCTGGAACGATGTAAAACAAATAACTATAGACCAACGCACGAAAGAAGCTGAAAACGATTATCGCTATTTCCCCGAACCAGACTTGCCTCCGCTTGATTTGAGTAAACTAGAAGAAAAAGTTAAAAGCAAACTTCCTGAACTGCCTCGCGCTAAAAAAATAAGATTTGTGTCTCAATACGAATTTACTGACGAAGAAACAAAAATTTTGATTGAAGACAAAAAACTCGCTAACTACGCGGAAAATATCATTTCCGAACTGCAAGCATGGCTCCTTTCACTAGAAGGGATTGAAGGAACAGAGGAAGAAATCTGGGAAAAAAATAAACACAAACTTGTCCGTCTTGTCGCCGGATGGCTCATAAATAAACTCTGCGGATTAATGGCTGATAATAAAATTGATATACGCCGCCTAAAAATCACTCCGGAAAATTTTGCCGAGTTTATCACCATGATTTATCAAAATAAAATTTCCGGGCCGACAGCACTGAAAATTCTTGAAGAAATGATGCTAACAGGCGGAGATCCTTCGCAGATTATGGAAAGTAAAAATCTCGGCCAGATAAGCGACGCTGGCGAGATAGAAAAAATAATTGACGAACTTCTCACCGACCACCCCGAAGAAACTGTAGAATACAAACAAGGAAAAACCGCCCTGCTCCAATTCTTCATCGGCCAAGTAATGAAAAAAACCCAAGGCAAAGCTAATCCTAAAATCGCCGAAGAAATTATTAAAAAGAAACTCGGATAGAAAATCAAAAACTGCTCAAATTTCCTGGGCAGTTTTTGGTCTTGCTATCCTCTCCGCGATTTCCGCGGAGGGTCCGAGCCCATGGCAAAGAAAGGAGGAACGCCATGACTCGACATGCTGAAGAGGCGCGCGTTGGAGAGGAAGGTGACGTCCCAGAGTGCATCCACAAGAAGCCCTGGGCCAAATGCGCCTGTTGCCGGGGAAAATTCGGCATGCTGGTGATCGACCTGGACATTTTGCTCAGTCGAAACCAGCCGCCGGAAGTCGTCGGCAATCTGGTGGCAGAAGGCATCCGGAGGATGCGACGCGGAAAGGAGGAACTGGAAAGACGTGGGGCAAGTCCCAAGTAGAATAAAACACATGAGACCAAAAAGGGCGTTTTGCTTTAAGCACCACGCCCTTAATTTTATTTAATCCACTTTTTTATTTTTTCTTCTATTTCTTTATAATTTTTTATCCACTTAATTCTTTTATCACGGCGAAACCAAGTCATCTGCCGCCTGGCATACGCATGCGTCCTATATTTTATTTTTTGAGCTGCTTCTACGAGATCTTGTTTGCCCAATAAGTATTCGCCAATTTCCTTATATCCAATCCCGCTCATGGACGGAAGATTTGGATTATATTTTTTTAATAATTTTTTTGTTTCGTTAACCAAACCGTCTTTTATCATTTTCTCCACCCGCCGGTCAATGTTTTCATAAAGTTTTTGCCGCGGAACATTTATTCCAATTTGTAAAACATCAAATAGCGGCTCACCCTTTTCTCGCAATTTGGAAAATTGTTTGCCAGTCGCAAGACATACTTCAAGGGCGCGAATTATTCTCCGCGGATTATTGGCGTCCACTGCCTCGGCCGCGCCAGGATCAAGTTTTAATAATTTTTTATACCATTTCGCGATAGCGCCGGGTTTTTTAATTTCTTTTTCAAATTGTGCTCGCAATTTTTTATTTGGCGGCACCGCCGGAATTTCCAAATTATCAACAATAGATTGAATATATAATCCGGTTCCCCCAACTAAAAACGGCACCTTGCCGCGCTTCAAAATATCTTTAATCGCCGCAAGCGCCTTCTTCTTATAATCCGCCAAAGTAAATTCTTCGTCAGGCTTTAACACATCAAGCAAATAATGTTCCACGCCTTTTTTATCAATCACCTTTCCTGTCCCAACATTCATTCCTTGGTAAATCTGCCTTGAATCGGCATTTACAATTTCTCCCTTAAATTTTTTCGCCAATTTCAAAGACAAGCCCGTCTTTCCCGACGCCGTCGGACCCAAAATTACTATCAGTTTTGGCAACTGGAGTCCCGCCTTTAGGCGGGGTTTAGATATTGACATATTATCTTTTTTATATTAACTTAAAGGCAGCAAAGGAGGAAAAATAATGACCAAGAAGACTATCCGCATAGTCGCCGCAACATTATTCGGCTTACTGGCATTGACATTTGCCTGGGCTGCGGACAGCTACGGGGACGGACCATCCTTCAGCTCTCCACCGCCACTCGCCTACTTCGTGGTGTTCGGTGGCTTTTCTATCGCATGTCTGGTAATGGCCGTTTTGTTCATTTGCAAGCCGCCGCCCTGCATGAAAGATTCGCCAAGGGAGTAACAAGGTCATGAAAAAACTCAAGGGTGTGGCCGGCGGGATTGGCTACCTCTTGCTCGCGCTGATTTTTCTCGCTGGTGCCGGAGGAATGGCGACCGTTCCCAATCTCGCGCTCGCCGAACGAGCGTTCATCGTCATCGTTACGATTATCGCGGTGGTTTGCCTCTTCGCAAAAGCCATCGGTGTGGTTCGTGACGCTTGGAAAAAAGAATAGGTAAGGCTCCACCTCAAACGGGCCATTTTTTATCCTTCCAAAATCCATTCAAACGCTTTTTTTATTTTAACATTAAAAATTTTTCCAATCATATTCTTCTTGCCGTTGAATCTCACTCTTTTCATTTCTAAAGAATTTCCAATGCACTTTCCGTTTTTATATTCATCTACTAATACCGACACGACTTTCCCGACATATTTCTGATTTTTTTCAAAAACAATTTTCTCCATCAAATTCTGTAAAACATCCCGCCGCCGTTTTTTTTCGGCGCGCGGCACATCGTCCTTAAACTTCGCGGCCGCTGTTCCCTCTCGCGGCGAATATATCGCGAGATACGCAATATCAAAATCTGCTTTTTTATAAAGTTCCACCGTGTTTTGAAACGATTTTTTTGTTTCACCGGGAAAACCGACAATAATGTCTGTGCCAAGCGCGATGCCTAGCCTTTTTTTATTTATTTTTGCGACGAGTTTTAAATAATCTGCAGTAGTATAACTGCGATTCATCTGTTTTAAAACTTTATCATCCCCGGCCTGAAGCGGCAGATGAAGATAATTTACCATTTTGGGCAAAGTCAGGGCGTCAATAACTTCATTTGTCATATCGCGCGGATGTGGCGCGGTAAAAAAGATTCGTTTAATTCCTCTTATTTGATTTACCTCCCAGAGTAATGCGGCAAAAGGATGTTTATATGGATTTTTTTTGGAAAAATTTTTAGTATCATCCGGCCAATAGGCATTTACGTTTTGCCCTAAAAGAGTTATTTCAAGACATCCCCTTTTTGCTAAATTTTTTATTTCCGCCACCACCTCAACGACAGGCCGACTCACTTCCCTGCCTCGGACGTATGGCACGGCGCAATATGAACAAAAATTATTACAGCCGGTCATGATCGGAACAAACGCAGAAAATTTTGTTGAGTATCTTGGCTCAATTTTAAAATAATGCTCGTGCCAACTTTGGCAATAATTTTTAAACTTTTCTAAATCAATAATTTGTTTTAAATCCAAAACTAAATCAAATTTATCAATAAATTTTTTCTTGTCCCGCGGCAAAATACAGCCGGTTAAAATTGTTTTAAAATTGGGATTAACATTTTTTATTTTACTTAATTCCCTCGCCCGGCCGTATAAGCGATCCACTGCCGCCTGACGAACAGAACATGCTACGAGCACGGCCAAATCAGCCTGCTTTTCGCTTCTAGCAGGCTTATAACCAATCTTTTCAAGCACAGCCGCCACTCGTTCCGAATCGGATTTATTCATCTGACAGCCGTAAGCAATAATGTGATATTTATTTTTTCCCATAGCAATACTTTAACAAAATCATTGATTATTGACAAACCCCACTTTTTTTGCTAAAATATTGATATTAATCCATTTTTATATTATAATTTTATGTCAGAATTCAAAAGAGGTTATGAAGAGCCGCGCCGCATTGAGCCCGGCGATTGCCGACATGGCAATAAAGAAGCTACTTGTCCGGAATGTTTAAAGGACATTGAGGCCGCTGCCGAATCTCTTAAAAGATCGCGAAAACCAAAAAACCCCGAAGAAAAATAAAAATATCAGAATACAAAAAACTAGACAGTCCAACCAGGGCTGTCTTTTTACTCTTGACAAATTTATGATATCATTGTAAGGTGAGGGGTTCCCTGGAAGAAGTACGAGGAATTCCGAAAGGAGGGTAACCATGGGCAAGGTAGTAAGCATCTTCGCCGATGGTCGACTCCATCGGCAATTCCTAGACCGAATCACGAGGCTTGACCTCGAGTACATGAATGGTAACCTTTACCTCAAGCTGACTACCAGCGGTAACGAACTCCCCGGCGGGCTAGATGAGTGGCTGAGAAAATACGCGAGGTTTCTCTTCGTTGTAAATAACGGAGAAAAGATCTTCGTAGGACGAAGCTCCGGCAGGACGAGCTTCACTGGCGATCCGGACAATGTCCGCTACGTGGGGATCGAATTCCGCGGCCCTAAAGGGGGAAGTGTGAATCTCCTCAAGGAGCATACGCTAGAAATCACCTTGGCAGCTGGCAAGGAGCAGAAGTCATTCACGGCTATCAAGGAGGGCAAGAAGGACACACCCGAGATTGAGATAATCTCGTAGGCGCATAGGACCGACGCCAAGAACCGCTTCGGTCCTCTTTTTATCTTATTATCTTATCCCCGCGATTTGCGAGGATTGACTATTCTCTTCAAATACGCTATAATTTTATGTTAAAATTAAAGAATAATTCTTGATCAATTTATATGCCACGAATTCCAACGGCAGAAAAAATTTCCGGACCAGAAACAGAAAAAATTGCGACTCATATTGCACTAACTTCCGAAGCCTCAAAAAATCATCCCGATCGTAACGAGGATGCCGCCTTTGTTGACCCAGCACAAGAATTAGCTGGCATTTTTGATGGCATGGGCGGTGGCTTAGACGGAAAACAGGCTAGCGAATTGGCGGCTAAAATCTCTTTTGAAGAACTATCTAAAGTTCCCGAAGGAGCTGATGCGAAAAAATGGGAAACGGCTATCAAACGAGCCCTGGAAAAAACTCAGGAAGAAGTTATAAAATTAGGCAACCAACTATTTTTTGAACAACTGGATGATCCATTTATTGAAGCAACTTATAGAGATAAACCTCAAGATAAAATTCAGGAATTAATTATAGAAAAAGGAAAATCCCCTGCCGGAACAACAGCTTCTATCGTAAAAATGATTGAGCGGCCAGACGGCGGCGCTGACTTGGTGTTTGGCCATACTGGCGACAGTAGAATTTATGTTTTGAAAAAAGGTGAAGAATTAAAAAAATTAACAAAAGACCAGGGAGCCCTTGAAGAGTCTGTTCAAAATAAATATATTACCCAAGAAGAAGCTGATTTTATTGATCAGGCAACTAGTAAAGAAGAAATAATTCAAAAGTTCGGACCAGAAAGAGGCAACACGGTAGCCTTTCTTTACAAAGATTTGAGAAGAGGTGTAAAGAGCGCCCTTGGACTTAGCGGAAGCGAATTCCAAA is part of the Patescibacteria group bacterium genome and harbors:
- the miaB gene encoding tRNA (N6-isopentenyl adenosine(37)-C2)-methylthiotransferase MiaB encodes the protein MGKNKYHIIAYGCQMNKSDSERVAAVLEKIGYKPARSEKQADLAVLVACSVRQAAVDRLYGRARELSKIKNVNPNFKTILTGCILPRDKKKFIDKFDLVLDLKQIIDLEKFKNYCQSWHEHYFKIEPRYSTKFSAFVPIMTGCNNFCSYCAVPYVRGREVSRPVVEVVAEIKNLAKRGCLEITLLGQNVNAYWPDDTKNFSKKNPYKHPFAALLWEVNQIRGIKRIFFTAPHPRDMTNEVIDALTLPKMVNYLHLPLQAGDDKVLKQMNRSYTTADYLKLVAKINKKRLGIALGTDIIVGFPGETKKSFQNTVELYKKADFDIAYLAIYSPREGTAAAKFKDDVPRAEKKRRRDVLQNLMEKIVFEKNQKYVGKVVSVLVDEYKNGKCIGNSLEMKRVRFNGKKNMIGKIFNVKIKKAFEWILEG
- the miaA gene encoding tRNA (adenosine(37)-N6)-dimethylallyltransferase MiaA yields the protein MSISKPRLKAGLQLPKLIVILGPTASGKTGLSLKLAKKFKGEIVNADSRQIYQGMNVGTGKVIDKKGVEHYLLDVLKPDEEFTLADYKKKALAAIKDILKRGKVPFLVGGTGLYIQSIVDNLEIPAVPPNKKLRAQFEKEIKKPGAIAKWYKKLLKLDPGAAEAVDANNPRRIIRALEVCLATGKQFSKLREKGEPLFDVLQIGINVPRQKLYENIDRRVEKMIKDGLVNETKKLLKKYNPNLPSMSGIGYKEIGEYLLGKQDLVEAAQKIKYRTHAYARRQMTWFRRDKRIKWIKNYKEIEEKIKKWIK
- a CDS encoding dihydrofolate reductase; this encodes MTISAIAVTNKNRAIGFKNKLLWNLPPDLEHFKKITSGHTIIMGGNTFVSLGRPLPKRVNIVITKNKNFSAPGCIIVSSPEEALERAKAEEEKFPTKQKEVFVIGGASIYAQMLPHVEKLYLTIVDDELAEADTYFPDYSAFKITSESEPQEYNGLKYKFIELTR
- a CDS encoding glycerophosphoryl diester phosphodiesterase membrane domain-containing protein encodes the protein MLIKVADLIRESWALYKNNFALFAKIIAWLLIPSVILSLLPYFISNPVVFMATNFLLSLASWMLSVLIMIALILAMDAVLKKEPVNLKNIYNLSYSKTFSGIIISILVSLAVGFGTLLLIIPGIIFSVWFSFSLYILVLENKKGTEALSASRQLVKGKFWPILWRWIAPNFVYGIILLIVILIPVYIIDFAVGQPGASFTATSTWWSMIIANVIPVFAAPLFYALGFILYNSVKKSAALPQ
- the gatB gene encoding Asp-tRNA(Asn)/Glu-tRNA(Gln) amidotransferase subunit GatB; its protein translation is MHLVPVIGLEIHVQLKTKSKMFCGCDNTGEDQPPNTTVCPICMGHPGTLPVINEQALEWAGLMALALNCKIQKSSKFDRKQYFYPDLPKGYQISQYDKPVCLDGFLEIDIPTKDEKKQRPWAKIKINRVHLEEDAAKTFHSEDGKNSLVDYNRSGTPLLEIVTEPDIASPLEAKIFMQELRLIARYLGISDADMEKGHLRCDANISLREVLDDPTKEKKLVKLNAKTEIKNLNSFRAVERALEYEIKRQTELWEKGKPPTITTTRGWNDVKQITIDQRTKEAENDYRYFPEPDLPPLDLSKLEEKVKSKLPELPRAKKIRFVSQYEFTDEETKILIEDKKLANYAENIISELQAWLLSLEGIEGTEEEIWEKNKHKLVRLVAGWLINKLCGLMADNKIDIRRLKITPENFAEFITMIYQNKISGPTALKILEEMMLTGGDPSQIMESKNLGQISDAGEIEKIIDELLTDHPEETVEYKQGKTALLQFFIGQVMKKTQGKANPKIAEEIIKKKLG
- a CDS encoding protein phosphatase 2C domain-containing protein gives rise to the protein MPRIPTAEKISGPETEKIATHIALTSEASKNHPDRNEDAAFVDPAQELAGIFDGMGGGLDGKQASELAAKISFEELSKVPEGADAKKWETAIKRALEKTQEEVIKLGNQLFFEQLDDPFIEATYRDKPQDKIQELIIEKGKSPAGTTASIVKMIERPDGGADLVFGHTGDSRIYVLKKGEELKKLTKDQGALEESVQNKYITQEEADFIDQATSKEEIIQKFGPERGNTVAFLYKDLRRGVKSALGLSGSEFQTGIEHLEPGDLAIVTSDGIHDNLTDKEIRAEIIKGGTPEEISARLVKAARKRVAGKVLRSKEDDMTALVMETPEIVEAAEAVEEPALSPEQAAKIEDDLRKLQEMAKYLKNLLTVAKTIEKGLKPITSKKRVEEIMGLGGARGVEDALYTTETEILKAERDLAGHKGDIAIVRETTTKLRQTREGRERQLKARDQEDIEQIKSRVA
- a CDS encoding AAA family ATPase — its product is MNKFVAIVGMPGAGKSEVADELIKHGYQYIRFGQITLDEVKKRGLAPTEENERPIREELRKQYGPGAFATLNIPKFDEALKIGNVVGDGLYSWSEYKILKDKYKENLIVIAVYAPPKLRCERLANRAGRHGDDPKLKYRSSTPESAKARDYAEIENIEKGGPIAMADYTIINIGTLDELRTQAEKILEEINNF